In Lutra lutra chromosome 13, mLutLut1.2, whole genome shotgun sequence, one genomic interval encodes:
- the LOC125083721 gene encoding olfactory receptor 1L6-like, which translates to MSRENQSHVAEFLLLGLTSDPKEQGWLFASFFAMYLVNVAGNSVIIAAIRGDARFHTPMYFFLSNLSFVDICFTNIIVPRMLANMLSKNKKVPFAQCLTQMYFFVACAITDSFLLAAMALDRYMAICHPLHYTTTMSPQRCLLLAMASWVLSHLHSLTHTILMARLSFCGPNVIHHFFCDVQPLLTLSCSDTSVNELLAFTEGSFVIMSPFILIIVSYVFITRAVLRVPSGGGRYKVFSTCGSHLMVVALFYGTIIFVYIRPSSTYSVTKDRVVTVIYTVVIPMLNPFIYSLRNKDMKRALRKLTSRKE; encoded by the coding sequence ATGTCAAGGGAAAACCAgagccatgttgctgaattcctcCTCCTGGGACTGACCAGTGACCCCAAAGAGCAGGGGTGGCTCTTTGCCAGCTTCTTTGCCATGTATCTGGTCAATGTGGCCGGCAACTCAGTCATCATTGCAGCCATCCGGGGGGATGCCCGCTTCCAtacccccatgtacttcttcctctccaatctATCTTTCGTGGACATCTGCTTTACAAATATCATTGTGCCAAGGATGCTGGCAAACATGCTGAGCAAGAACAAGAAGGTCCCCTTTGCCCAGTGCCTCACGCAGATGTATTTCTTTGTGGCCTGTGCGATCACTGACAGCTTCCTTCTCGCTGCCATGGCTCTTGACCGCTACATGGCCATCTGTCACCCGCTGCATTACACCACGACCATGAGCCCCCAACGCTGTCTCCTGCTGGCGATGGCATCCTGGGTGCTGTCCCAcctccactcactcactcacacgaTTCTCATGGCCCGCCTCTCCTTCTGTGGGCCCAACGTCATCCACCACTTCTTCTGTGACGTCCAGCCACTGCTGACGCTCTCTTGCTCTGACACCTCCGTCAATGAGCTTCTGGCCTTCACAGAGGGCTCCTTTGTGATCATGAGTCCCTTCATCTTGATCATTGTCTCTTATGTTTTCATCACCCGTGCTGTTCTGAGGGTCCCTTCTGGGGGAGGCAGGTACAAGGTCTTCTCCACCTGTGGATCCCACCTCATGGTTGTGGCACTATTCTATGGAACCATAATATTTGTGTACATTCGCCCTTCATCCACCTACTCAGTGACAAAGGACCGTGTGGTCACCGTTATTTATACAGTGGTAATCCCTATGTTAAACCCTTTTATCTACAGTCTTAGGAACAAGGACATGAAACGAGCCTTGAGAAAGTTGACTAGTAGAAAAGAATAG